A stretch of the Fusarium musae strain F31 chromosome 2, whole genome shotgun sequence genome encodes the following:
- a CDS encoding hypothetical protein (EggNog:ENOG41~BUSCO:EOG09260XL0) yields the protein MCHWTLNQRRLYSSSQKLVSATSRVIVHRPYCHDHQRSKSSYLDPEANGIDLSKDKKTIAQNLESQARYAQALVIWTDCDREGEHIGNEIVEAARKGKPGIQVLRARFSNVERAHVISAAKNLATLDERQVHAVSARIELDLRIGYAFTRFLTNNLRPLGGPMEKLTLSYGSCQFPTLGFVVDRYFRVKNFVPEPFWSIKLMHTRDGKKVDFIWLRNRLFDRMSTVILYERCLAAKTATVTKVQQKPTRKFKPLPLTTVELQKAATRLLQMSGQQAMTIAEGLYNKGFISYPRTETDRFDKGMNLRALVEKQTSDQRWGPFAQNLASGAFKQPREGRHDDKAHPPIHPITYASPSVLSRDEARLYEYVARRFLACCSDDAHGMATDVELEFGEERFNAHGVIVLERNYLDVFIYEKWNNTVELPKFTEGERFQPTEAMMTEGKTTAPGYLTEADLIALMDANGIGTDATMAEHIQKIQDREYVATISRSGPTSADDEDADTSTSTRGRGRGRGGRGARGGRGGSSSSGGRGGLKVFVPTQLGVALILGFDRMNFETSLGKPFLRKEMEIKMKAICEGRTNKEVVLRESLAQYKQVFEQSQQKLGVLRTACREFVFGS from the exons ATGTGTCACTGGACACTTAACCAACGTCGACTTTACTCCAGCTCACAAAAACTGGTATCAGCCACCTCCAGAGTCATTGTTCACCGCCCCTATTGTCACGACCATCAGCGAAGTAAGAGTTCCTATCTTGATCCGGAGGCAAACGGTATTGACCTTTCaaaggacaagaagacaaTTGCCCAGAATTTAGAATCCCAAGCAAGATATGCCCAAGCTCTGGTGATCTGGACAGATTGTGATCGTGAAGGAGAACACATCGGTAATGAAATCGTGGAAGCCGCACGAAAGGGCAAACCTGGTATCCAGGTTTTACGAGCAAGGTTCAGCAATGTCGAGCGAGC TCATGTTATCTCAGCAGCCAAGAACCTTGCGACTTTGGATGAGAGGCAGGTCCATGCTGTATCTGCAAGAATCGAGCTGGATCTTCGTATTGGATATGCATTCACCCGTTTTCTCACAAACAACTTACGGCCTCTTGGGGGACCTATGGAGAAGCTGACTCTGAGTTATG GATCATGCCAGTTCCCAACCCTTGGGTTTGTCGTGGATCGTTACTTTCGTGTGAAAAACTTTGTTCCTGAGCCGTTCTGGAGCATAAAACTAATGCACACCCGAGACGGTAAAAAAGTCGATTTCATCTGGCTACGGAACAGGCTGTTCGATCGAATGTCCACAGTGATTCTCTATGAGAGATGCCTTGCAGCCAAAACAGCGACAGTGACCAAAGTTCAGCAGAAACCAACTCGAAAGTTCAAACCATTGCCTCTGACAACCGTTGAACTACAAAAGGCTGCGACGAGGTTACTCCAGATGAGCGGACAGCAGGCCATGACCATTGCTGAAGGTCTATATAACAAAGGGTTCATCAGCTACCCCCGAACGGAAACAGACCGGTTCGATAAAGGGATGAATCTCCGTGCTCTGGTTGAGAAGCAAACCAGCGATCAGAGATGGGGCCCATTTGCACAGAATCTCGCCAGTGGTGCTTTCAAACAACCAAGAGAGGGACGACATGACGACAAAGCACATCCTCCTATTCACCCTATCACATATGCCTCGCCTTCCGTCCTAAGTCGCGACGAGGCTCGTTTATATGAGTATGTCGCTCGCAGATTTCTTGCTTGCTGCTCAGATGATGCCCACGGTATGGCGACTGATGTTGAGCTCGAATTTGGAGAGGAGCGTTTTAATGCTCATGGAGTCATTGTACTAGAGAGAAACTACCTTGATGTGTTCATTTACGAAAAATGGAATAACACAGTGGAACTTCCGAAGTTCACAGAAGGTGAGCGCTTTCAGCCAACGGAGGCTATGATGACGGAAGGGAAGACCACAGCGCCTGGTTACCTGACGGAAGCCGATTTGATCGCTCTCATGGATGCGAATGGGATCGGCACAGATGCTACCATGGCCGAGCATATCCAGAAGATCCAGGACAGGGAATATGTCGCTACGATCAGCCGATCAGGTCCAACATcggcagatgatgaggatgcggACACAAGTACGTCCACAAGAGGTCGTGGACGTGGACGTGGCGGTCGAGGTGCCAGAGGTGGACGCGGtggttcatcatcatctggtGGCCGAGGCGGCTTGAAAGTCTTTGTCCCCACACAGCTTGGAGTGGCTCTAATCCTAGGCTTTGATCGAATGAACTTCGAAACCAGCCTTGGTAAACCATTCCTCCGGAAGGAGATGGAAATAAAGATGAAAGCTATCTGCGAAGGTCGAACGAACAAGGAAGTCGTCTTACGGGAAAGCCTCGCTCAGTACAAGCAAGTATTCGAGCAGTCCCAACAGAAACTAGGAGTCCTACGAACG GCATGCCGCGAGTTTGTCTTTGGTTCGTGA
- a CDS encoding hypothetical protein (EggNog:ENOG41~BUSCO:EOG09261ACJ) encodes MAEKEATVFILDLGSTMAQTHSGRSESDLEYSMQYVWDKIIDTVAANRKTLCVGVLGLRTDETDNKLQDDDGYENIAVLQELGPMTMSSLRNLQSLVKPSNTWSGDAVSAIVLAVDMIDTFTKKLKWNRKIFLVTDGQGPMDTDDLGDISKKMNDSNIQLTVLGVDFDDSEYGFKEEDKPSTKKENEQALRSLVNDCQDGVIANITEAIDELDTPRIKAVKPYKTYDGPLTLGDPEKFPAALNINVERYFKTKLARPLTASTVVVKSEGAPDSEPTQVDADDMEGIEFSAVKQARSYKVNDPDAPGGKRDVEFDDLAKGYEYGRTAVHISESEYNITKLDTQKSFSIVGFIPCSKYEPFLNLGETCVTVARKFDAKSALALSSLVWALSELESYAIARIVTKDGKDPLLVLLAPGVEPDMECLYDIPLPFAEDIRSYQFPPLDKVITVTGQTLTTHRLLPTDELNDAMSDYVDAMDLSTYGLDDKGETDEYVSIDETFNPTVHRVNHAVKSRALHPDRPVPDVPSILLRFSHPTEDLIETVQRKVDALIEAADVKKVPPKAKGKRGRETVKPISGLDVDALLGEEEKGDISLDNAVPEFKQMLAATEELSQIEEAAKQMGAIISTFVTESFGDAKYQRALECLGVMREELINLEEPGLYNTFMQDMKKQLISGALGGDRRDFWFKVRWGRLGLIDKQQSEVSDVSQEDADEFYKLK; translated from the exons ATGGCTGAGAAGGAAGCGACCGTTTTCATATTGGACCTTGGGTCGACTATGGCCCAAACTCACAGTGGAAGATCAGAATCTGATCTAGAATACAGTATGCAATACGTATGGGACAAAATCATAGACACCGTGGCAGCAAACAGGAAAACGCTATGCGTTGGCGTGTTGGGCCTGAGGACAGATGAGACTGACAACAAGCTACAAGACGATGATGGGTATGAGAACATCGCAGTATTGCAGGAGCTGGGACCGATGACAATGTCGTCTCTGAGGAATCTTCAATCACTTGTCAAGCCGAGCAATACGTGGTCTGGAGATGCTGTTTCAGCCATTGTGTTGGCTGTTGATATGATCGATACATTcacaaagaagctcaagtggAACAGAAAAATCTTCTTGGTCACGGACGGCCAAGGTCCAATGGATACGGATGACTTGGGTGACATTTCTAAGAAGATGAATGATTCCAACATCCAGCTCACTGTCCT GGGAGTAGACTTTGATGACTCGGAATATGGCTTCAAGGAAGAGGATAAGCCGAGCACAAAG AAAGAGAATGAGCAAGCATTGAGATCGCTTGTCAATGACTGTCAAGATGGAGTCATTGCGAACATTACAGAGGCCATCGATGAGTTAGATACCCCACGAATCAAGGCAGTGAAGCCTTACAAGACTTATGATGGTCCTCTTACCCTCGGAGACCCCGAAAAATTTCCTGCCGCGTTGAACATCAACGTGGAAAGATATTTCAAGACGAAGCTGGCGCGACCTTTGACTGCAAGCACAGTCGTTGTCAAGTCAGAAGGTGCACCGGATTCTGAACCCACGCAAGTTGATGCTGACGATATGGAGGGAATTGAGTTCTCTGCTGTGAAGCAAGCCCGTTCTTACAAAGTCAATGACCCAGATGCACCAGGAGGAAAACGAGACGTTGAgtttgatgatcttgccaaGGGCTATGAATATGGCCGAACTGCAGTGCATATCAGCGAGTCGGaatacaacatcaccaagcttGATACACAAAAGAGCTTTTCAATCGTTGGCTTCATTCCATGCTCCAAG TACGAGCCTTTCCTTAACCTCGGCGAGACTTGCGTGACAGTCGCGCGTAAGTTCGACGCCAAATCTGCTCTGGCCCTTTCGTCCCTTGTATGGGCCCTCTCGGAGCTTGAGTCTTATGCAATCGCCCGAATTGTGACCAAAGATGGCAAAGACCCATTGTTGGTATTGCTCGCACCTGGCGTGGAGCCAGACATGGAATGCTTGTACGATATTCCGCTACCATTTGCAGAAGACATCCGAAGCTACCAGTTTCCTCCTTTGGACAAGGTGATCACGGTTACTGGCCAGACCCTTACAACACACAGGCTATTGCCCACAGATGAGCTGAACGATGCGATGAGCGACTATGTCGATGCAATGGACCTGTCGACATACGGATTAGATGACAAGGG CGAAACAGATGAATATGTCTCCATTGACGAGACTTTCAACCCTACAGTTCACAGGGTAAACCATGCCGTGAAATCACGAGCACTGCACCCAGACAGACCAGTCCCAGATGTTCCTTCCATTTTGTTGCGATTTTCTCACCCGACTGAAGATCTGATTGAAACAGTTCAGAGGAAGGTGGATGCTCTTATTGAAGCAGCAGATGTCAAGAAAG TTCCGCCCAAGGCCAAAGGAAAACGTGGCCGAGAAACCGTCAAACCCATTTCTGGTCTCGATGTGGATGCTCTACTgggcgaagaggagaagggcgACATTAGCCTTGATAACGCAGTACCCGAGTTCAAGCAGATGCTTGCTGCAACTGAGGAGCTTTCTCAAATCGAAGAGGCAGCAAAACAGATGGGCGCAATCATCTCTACGTTTGTCACGGAGAGCTTCGGCGATGCCAAATATCAACGTGCTCTTGAATGTCTTGGCGTCATGAGGGAGgaactcatcaacctcgaagaACCAGGCCTGTACAACACTTTCATGCAAGACATGAAGAAGCAGCTAATCTCCGGAGCACTTGGAGGCGACAGACGAGACTTCTGGTTTAAGGTCCGATGGGGTCGTCTTGGTCTCATTGATAAGCAGCAGTCAGAGGTGTCCGATGTGTCACAAGAAGATGCAGACGAG TTCTACAAATTAAAGTAA
- the PAM18 gene encoding mitochondrial import inner membrane translocase subunit TIM14 (EggNog:ENOG41) — MASVMAIGAGAAVAAFLGRAGLVAWRRSRGGVGAMGKAFYKGGFEPKMTKKEATLILSLNERAVTKDKVRKAHRTLMLLNHPDRGGSPYLATKVNEAKEFLDKNS, encoded by the exons ATGGCTTCTGTTATGGCTATAGGTGCTGGCGCTGCCGTCGCGGCCTTTTTG GGCCGGGCTGGACTTGTCGCATGGAGGCGATCTCGAGGCGGCGTTGGAGCCATGGGCAAGGCCTTCTACAAGGGCGGTTTTGAGCCCAAGAtgaccaagaaggaggctacTCTGATCCTGTCTCTCAA CGAGCGAGCTGtcaccaaggacaaggtccGAAAGGCTCACCGAACTCTCATGCTTCTCAACCATCCCGATCGAGGTGGCAGCCCCTACCTTGCGACCAAAGTcaacgaggccaaggagTTCTTGGACAAGAACAGTTAA
- the RLP24 gene encoding ATPase-activating ribosome biosynthesis protein has translation MSRPAYPSKGITFVRNDARVFRFCRSKCHKNFKMKRNPRKLKWTKAFRKAAGKEMTVDSTLQFAARRNVPVRYDRDLMAKTLKAMERVSEIRQRRERVFYKKRMAGKRERELALARKLVAENEHLLPRMRGSEKKRLRDLGMTEEEIEEMEPDREKTKAFGGEKKKVAIALEVDEDDDDDDDEEGNSGMFDDEDDEDEDGDEDDEMDDIDMDAY, from the exons ATGAG TCGCCCTGCTTATCCCAGCAAGGGAATCACCTTTGTGCGAAACGATGCTAGAGTCTTTCGCTTCTGTCGCAGCAAATGCCACAAGAAC TTCAAGATGAAGCGTAACCCTCGCAAGCTGAAGTGGACAAAGGCTTTCCGCAAGGCCGCCGGCAAGGAGATGACTGTCGACTCAACACTGCAGTTCGCCGCCCGCCGCAACGTTCCCGTTCGCTACGACCGAGACCTCATggccaagaccctcaagGCTATGGAGCGTGTGTCCGAGATCCGCCAACGCCGTGAGCGCGTCTTCTACAAGAAGCGCATGGCTGGCAAGCGTGAGCGTGAGCTTGCCCTCGCCCGCAAGCTGGTTGCTGAGAACGAGCACCTCCTGCCCCGCATGCGCGGCAGCGAGAAGAAGCGCCTGCGCGATCTGGGCatgactgaggaggagatcgaggagatggagcCTGACCGTGAGAAGACCAAGGCCTTCGGcggcgagaagaagaaggtcgcCATTGCGCTCGAggttgacgaagatgacgatgacgatgacgatgaggagggcAACAGCGGCAtgttcgacgatgaagacgatgaggacgaggatggtgatgaggacgatgagatggatgatatCGATATGGATGCCTATTGA